A window of Aequoribacter fuscus genomic DNA:
AGGCGCCCGTGGATACTCCCGAGGGGTTTCCGATGCTTTTAGTCGCCGGACAACGGCGTTCATATACGGCCAATTGCATTATGAGAAACCCCGATTGGATCAAGGGTAAGGGACAGATGGAGCTCACCATCAGCCCCGAGGATGCAGATGGCCTTGGGCTCGAAGAACTTTCGTCCGCGGTGTTGGAAACCCAGAATGGCCGCTGCGAGGTCTCCGTTTCGATCGATGAGCGAATGCCAAAGGGGCTTATGGCACTTCCCAATGGACAGGGAATGGACTTCGTTAACGATGCCGGAGAGGTCGTAAAAGCTGGTTATTGGATCAACAAGTTGACCAGTGCCAAGCTGATCGATAAGCATATCGGCACACCATTACATAAGCATGTTCCGGCTCGTCTCTTAAGTGCGGGATGAACTCCCATGTGCTAGCTCTCGTTTATGTGACGCGGGATAAATTTACTTGAGTACTTGTTATGTCTACTAGTTTTTCTGCCGCAGAGCCTGTGTTAGAGGTATTCTTCGATGACTCAGAGCCAGCGCGGGACAGCGGTATTCTAGCTTCGGCCGAGCCGCGATCGGTAAACATCAGTACACTGGAGCACCCACTTGCCCGGCGGTACGATGACATGGAGTTTTCAAAGTTCCTGGGAATCCGGTTTACGGAAATAGGCGATGGAAAGGTAACAGCGACGCTCTGTATTGAGGAGCGTCACACCAACCTCATGTCTGTGTTACATGGTGGCGTTGTTTACGCGGCGGCGGATGTGGTTGGGTATTTTGCGTTATTGAGCGTTCTGGATGACCACGAGTCAGCAGCCACCGTGGATATATCCGTATCTGTACTAAGGCCTTGTCACGTAGGAGAGACCTTGGTGTTAAACGGCCGCGTGGCGAAGCGTGGGCGGCAAGTATCGTTCATGGAAACAGAATGTCACGTTGATGGAAAGCTGGTAGCGACCGCTAAGGTGACCAAGGCAATGCTGAAGCTGCCGAAATAATGTACGTCTTTGGCTGGCGCTTGACTGCGGAACATTGCCCGACAGGGCGGAGACCACATTGTTAGCCTGACTTCACACCAGAGCGACATTGATAACACTTGAATTTGAGGGAAAGCCATGACAACGAAGACAGGATACTCCGTTTGTTCTATCTGTGACATCGGTTGTCAGGTTCGAACCGACGCGAAAGATGGCAAGGTCACCCGCGTGACGTCGCATGATAACCCCTTGCTTGCAAAGAATATTTGTTTCAAGGGTGTAGCGGCTCCCAGCATTCACAATCACAAAGAGCGTCTAAGAGTTCCATTGAAGCGCGTTGGCGAGCGCGGCGAAGACAAGTGGCAGGAGATTTCCTACGAACAGGCCATGGATGAAATTGCAGCCAAACTCAAAAATATCGTGAAAGAATACGGTCCTGAGGCTTTCGCTGTTTCCACGTCTGCCTGGAATACCCAGACAACCCAGGGTACGGACCGCCGCTTCATGAACCTGCTTGGATCACCCAACTGGATTAGCGGTGTGTCACTTTGTGCGGGTAATACTGCAGCAGTCAATCGCATGACCTATGGCTGGTTTCCCATGGGCGATTTCATGAATACAAACTGTATAGTATTGTTCGGTCATAACCCCAGAAAACACTCCTGGACACCGATCTACAATATGATTGAATCTGCGCGTGAGCGTGGTGCCAAGGTAATTGTGCTTGACCCACGAATCTCAGAGCAGGCTGAGGTGGCTGATATTCATCTCAGGCTTCGATCGGGCACAGATGCTGCAATGTGTCTGGGCTGGCTGAAGGTCATATTTGACGAGGGGCTTTATAACAAGAAATTTGTCGAGAAGTGGTGTGTTGGTTTCGAGGAATTAAAGGCTCGGGTTGACGAATATCCGCTAGCGCGCGTAGAGGAAATTACCGGGGTAAGCCGGCATCTTATCGCTGAAGCCGCACGCACCTATGCAAATGCCGATGGCGCTATTATTCCCTGGACGCCAATTACGGATATGCAGATATCTTCAACATCGTCGATTCGCCTCCACTCGATTCTCAGAGCCGTGACCGGTAACTTGGATGTTGTCGGTGGTGAAATTCTCGGCGGCTTCAACCCCAACATTGTACCTGAGTCGGAACTTGGACTGCATGAAGAGCTTTCCGTTGGACAAAAGGCAAAGCAACTGGGCTATGAGAAGCATCCCGCTTATACTTATCGCGTAGCCGAGATGTTGAAAGAACCAACTGAGAAAGTTTGGGGATTTCCATACGCTGACATTGTGACCGGCTGTCAAATGGCTAATCCCAGCGAGCTTTTCAGGGCCATGGCTTACGGCGATCCATACCCTGTGAAGGCATTTTTCGTACTTGGCAACAATGCGCTGATGAGTTATCCGAATCAGCACCAGATTCATAGGGCCATGCAAAATCAGGAGCTTATCGTTGCCCATGAACTTTTCCTAACGCCTACCGCTATGCTCGCTGACTATGTCATACCTGGAGACGCATTTTCTGAACGAAACCACATATCTGATACATGGAACTGGACAACACGTCTTAGTCTTTCGCAGAAAGTAGCTGAGCCACCGGAAGAGAGCAGTGGTACTTATCAGTTTTGGCGCGACCTAGCGGTCCGCTTTGGATTTGAAGACCGGTTCCCCTGGAAGACGCCAGAAGAGTTGCTCGATTACCGCCTATCTCGCTCCAACCGCACATTCGCAGAGTTCGAAAAGTCCGGCTTCATGGAGATGCCGTCGCCGAGATACCGGAAATATCGCAAAGATGGTTTTGCGACCCCTTCCGGTAAAGTTGAGCTGTATTCCTCTGTACTGGAGGAGCTTGGCTTCGATCCTTTGCCCTATCACCGTGAGGGACCGACGCCGTCTCTGGAGTATCCATATCGCGTGTTTAACGGCGTTCGAGAAGATCCCTTCTTCCAGACCGGCCAGCGCAATATCAGCGAACTACGACAGCGTTGTCCTATTCCCAGAATATTCATGCATCCAACGGATGCTGAGCGCGATGGATTAGTCGACGAGGAGTGGGTGGAGCTGCAGACTGCGTACGGTAAGGTCAGTGCGCAGCTCTCTGTTCAGCCTTCGATGAAGGAGGGACATGTACGAGTACCTCATGGCTGGTGGTACCCCGAAACAAGAGGTACAGAGGAGCTCGCAGGAGCATTCTTGTCGAGTGACGCGGTACTGTGTTCCGACGACGATGAGTTTTTGGATTATGAGCAGGGCATTCCTCATTTCAAGGGTTTTCCCGGCCGCGTGGTAAAGGCAGATAAACCACAGAACATTCAGGTGGAAATATGACTCAGCGTACCGAATTTCAAGAGCGAGTATTGGAAGTAAAGTCCGTATTGATGGCCTGGATAGCCAGTAGAATATTCTCGTTCAAACAGACTGGACTCGACGGTTGGATCAAACGACGTATGCTGCCCAAAAGCAAGACAAGAGATGACGCGCTCTCAACCTAAAAACCTCATGCACAGCCTGGGAGGGTCTTCGTTCAGAGCTCAGGCCAATTTTTTCGCGTTGAGATTCATTATTGATGATTTAGATAAGTGTGACTATGAACGGGCTCGAAAAGTAGTCGAAGCTCTATCGCATGTGGGCGAGTATCCTGTGCTCTAGAGTCCGGCTAGCAGGAACTTATCTGGAGGAAATAGCGTCTCTGCCAATTAGGATGCGCTTGTCGAAACAACTATTTTGCTTTGAGCAGTTGGCTAGAAGGAATGCGCTAACGGAATCACAAGTAGATTTGGCTATAAGTCTAGGTGTGAGCAGGCAAAGTATTTACCAAGCTATATATGAATGGCAATCATTGGGGGTGATCAATTAAGACTCTGGCAATGTATCCATTCTTGATCACGAAGGGTTAAAGCGCCTGGTGAAACGGTAGAGCTGAGAGTGACTTGTCAGATCAGAAGCGACCTGTATATTGCTACACAGTTAGCGAGTTGCGCTCCGCTGTCCGCCACGGATGGAAGAGGGCGTATTTCCAGTCCAGCGCTTAAATGCTTTTCGAAAATTTGCGACATCCTGATATCCACATTTGGAGGAGATTTCATCAACTGTCAGCTGTGTGTTCCTGAGGTATTCGATTGCAACAGAACAGCGCAGTCGGTCTATTAGCCCCTGGAAACTTACCCCTTCTTGTTTCAGTCGTCGGTAAAAGGTACGCAACGACATACTCATGGCTCGGGATACAGTTCCCGCATCCACCTTTGGGAAATGTCTTTGGTCCAGGCAGGTTCGGAGTACCTCCCGTTCAAATTTACTGTGTGACCCGCTGTGTTTAAAGAATTGATTGTAGTAGTGTTCGCAGAGCTCAACTGTGAATGGGTCTGCATGATTATACGGTTGATCCAGGACGGCCGCGTCAAAACGCCACTCCATGACGTCGGCATCAAAATTGATCGGGCACCTGAAAATTTCTCTATAGAGACTAGCGTGCCGAGGCGCCTTGTAAGGAAATGTCATGCTTATCGAGGGGAATCGACTACCCAAAAAGGTTGAAAACAGGGTGTTCAACGAACTTCGCCAATACTCTGCTACAAATGGTAGCAGTGGGCCTAGCGAGTCTGGTTGGTGGGAGAGCCACACACCCTCGCCGTTTTCTTCCCGGAAAGAGATTCGAAGTAGCGTTCCAGACAAGTGCAGAAAAGCTCTCCCCGTTCCCACGGCCTCTCGCATTGTCCGGCAAGTCGCTAGAGCATAGCCATAAGCGCCGTAGTAACTAATACGTTGACGCTGACCCGCAAGAAGTGCGGTTTGCGGCCGCCTGGATAGTGCTTGAGCTGCTCTGAAAAGAGCTGTTCTCTCATGAAACTGTAAATCGTCGGAAAGTGCGGAAAGACCCGCCTCTCGCAGAATCTGATCTTGTGAAATGCCTTCCTCAGCTAACTCGGCTATCAGTGCCGGAAGCCCATAGGCCTTCACTACCCCCTTGGACTCTAATTGATTCTGCATATCGAATGTTGGCAGCATCTAACCCCACGAGTGGCACAATATCACCTGTTCATATGCTGCGCAATCTCTAAATTAGACCGTGCTCTTGAGAGTTCCACAACTTAGAGGAACAAGATTCATCACAGGTTAGAGATCGCTTTAGCTTAGAAAAGAGTGCCAACTAGTCGGTCTCGCAAGTTGAACGCAGATAAAACGGAGAAACATATGTCACTTACAGTTACCCCCACAGGATCTTCATGTGGTGCCGTCGCAACAGGTATCGACCTTACCGAGAGCGTTTCGCCTGAAATCGTGTCTGAACTTCGTAGCCATTGGCTTGAACATAAGGTTCTCGTGTTTCCGCGCCAGAACCTTAGTAACGATGACCTAGAACGCGTTTCAGCATATTTTGGTGAGTTGGGCGACGACCCGTTCTTCGGCCATATCGAAGGGCACAAGCATATTTGCGCGATTCAAAGAAATGCAGATGAGACAGCTCCAGTGTTTGCCGAAATCTTCCACTCTGACTGGAGCTTTATGAAGACTCCGCCAGCAGCCACTGCGCTATACGGCATCAAGATTCCTCCCTCAGGCGGTGATACCTTGTTTGCGGATCAGGTGGCTGCTTACGAGCAGATGCCAGATGAATTACGCGCAAGGACCGAAGGTTTAATGGCAATACATTCAGCTGAGCTGGGCTATGCACCTGATGGAGTGTACGGCGACAGCGAGGAGAATCGCCAACGCAGTATGAAAATTGTCACCAGCGAAAAAGCGCGAGATAAGCAGGAGCATCCGCTAGTGATAACGCATCGCGAAACCGGCAATAAGGCTCTATTTTCATCGCTTGCATATATCCAGGGTTTTGTTGGCATGGACAAGTCTGAATCGGATGCACTCCTGATTGATCTCTATAACCATCAGTCGAAAGAGGAGTTCGTCTATAGACATAAGTGGGAAAAAGGCATGCTGGTGATATGGGATAACAGGTCGGTTTTACACTCGGCCACTGGTGGATATGATGGTTATGACAGGCTATTACACCGAACCACCATTTCGGATACTGTGATCTAAATAGAACTTTTCGACATGGAAGAAAAGACCAGCTTTGGCTAGTATGACGAAAGCGCTAGGTCGTCCGTCCTAGTGCTTTCGCCTGTATTAGAAGGATTTTTGGAGGAAGATGTCGTGTGGGTAAAAG
This region includes:
- a CDS encoding TauD/TfdA dioxygenase family protein, with the protein product MSLTVTPTGSSCGAVATGIDLTESVSPEIVSELRSHWLEHKVLVFPRQNLSNDDLERVSAYFGELGDDPFFGHIEGHKHICAIQRNADETAPVFAEIFHSDWSFMKTPPAATALYGIKIPPSGGDTLFADQVAAYEQMPDELRARTEGLMAIHSAELGYAPDGVYGDSEENRQRSMKIVTSEKARDKQEHPLVITHRETGNKALFSSLAYIQGFVGMDKSESDALLIDLYNHQSKEEFVYRHKWEKGMLVIWDNRSVLHSATGGYDGYDRLLHRTTISDTVI
- a CDS encoding AraC family transcriptional regulator; the protein is MLPTFDMQNQLESKGVVKAYGLPALIAELAEEGISQDQILREAGLSALSDDLQFHERTALFRAAQALSRRPQTALLAGQRQRISYYGAYGYALATCRTMREAVGTGRAFLHLSGTLLRISFREENGEGVWLSHQPDSLGPLLPFVAEYWRSSLNTLFSTFLGSRFPSISMTFPYKAPRHASLYREIFRCPINFDADVMEWRFDAAVLDQPYNHADPFTVELCEHYYNQFFKHSGSHSKFEREVLRTCLDQRHFPKVDAGTVSRAMSMSLRTFYRRLKQEGVSFQGLIDRLRCSVAIEYLRNTQLTVDEISSKCGYQDVANFRKAFKRWTGNTPSSIRGGQRSATR
- a CDS encoding molybdopterin-containing oxidoreductase family protein, with protein sequence MTTKTGYSVCSICDIGCQVRTDAKDGKVTRVTSHDNPLLAKNICFKGVAAPSIHNHKERLRVPLKRVGERGEDKWQEISYEQAMDEIAAKLKNIVKEYGPEAFAVSTSAWNTQTTQGTDRRFMNLLGSPNWISGVSLCAGNTAAVNRMTYGWFPMGDFMNTNCIVLFGHNPRKHSWTPIYNMIESARERGAKVIVLDPRISEQAEVADIHLRLRSGTDAAMCLGWLKVIFDEGLYNKKFVEKWCVGFEELKARVDEYPLARVEEITGVSRHLIAEAARTYANADGAIIPWTPITDMQISSTSSIRLHSILRAVTGNLDVVGGEILGGFNPNIVPESELGLHEELSVGQKAKQLGYEKHPAYTYRVAEMLKEPTEKVWGFPYADIVTGCQMANPSELFRAMAYGDPYPVKAFFVLGNNALMSYPNQHQIHRAMQNQELIVAHELFLTPTAMLADYVIPGDAFSERNHISDTWNWTTRLSLSQKVAEPPEESSGTYQFWRDLAVRFGFEDRFPWKTPEELLDYRLSRSNRTFAEFEKSGFMEMPSPRYRKYRKDGFATPSGKVELYSSVLEELGFDPLPYHREGPTPSLEYPYRVFNGVREDPFFQTGQRNISELRQRCPIPRIFMHPTDAERDGLVDEEWVELQTAYGKVSAQLSVQPSMKEGHVRVPHGWWYPETRGTEELAGAFLSSDAVLCSDDDEFLDYEQGIPHFKGFPGRVVKADKPQNIQVEI
- a CDS encoding PaaI family thioesterase, with protein sequence MSTSFSAAEPVLEVFFDDSEPARDSGILASAEPRSVNISTLEHPLARRYDDMEFSKFLGIRFTEIGDGKVTATLCIEERHTNLMSVLHGGVVYAAADVVGYFALLSVLDDHESAATVDISVSVLRPCHVGETLVLNGRVAKRGRQVSFMETECHVDGKLVATAKVTKAMLKLPK